The proteins below are encoded in one region of Clostridium pasteurianum DSM 525 = ATCC 6013:
- the rsmA gene encoding 16S rRNA (adenine(1518)-N(6)/adenine(1519)-N(6))-dimethyltransferase RsmA: MNTKEIVKKYGFKFTKSLGQNFLMDNEVLKDIVEGAEVSKEDFVIEIGPGVGTLTRKLLNAAKSVCAIELDSDLLPILEQELKDYDNFMLVHKDALKVDFNEITAREKSVKLVANLPYYVTTPIISKLLTGGYVFKSLTIMIQKEVAERIAAKPNCKEYGALSLLVQYYCDTKIIRKVSPESFIPRPKVESIVIRLDRLSEPRVKVKSEKLFFTIIRNAFNMRRKTLWNALKQLKLSKENLENAFLAAEIDPKRRGETLSIEEFGKLSDNIYDIINQ; encoded by the coding sequence ATTAATACAAAGGAGATAGTAAAAAAATACGGTTTTAAATTTACTAAAAGTTTAGGACAAAATTTTTTAATGGATAATGAGGTCTTAAAGGATATAGTAGAAGGTGCAGAAGTTTCTAAAGAAGATTTTGTGATTGAGATTGGGCCAGGGGTAGGTACTCTTACCAGGAAGTTATTAAATGCAGCTAAGTCTGTATGTGCAATTGAACTTGACAGTGATCTATTACCTATATTGGAACAGGAACTAAAAGACTATGATAATTTCATGTTAGTACATAAAGATGCACTTAAGGTAGATTTTAATGAAATAACAGCCCGTGAAAAATCTGTTAAGTTAGTAGCTAATTTGCCTTATTATGTTACTACTCCAATAATATCCAAGTTGTTGACTGGGGGTTATGTTTTTAAATCTCTTACTATAATGATACAAAAGGAAGTGGCAGAAAGAATAGCTGCAAAGCCTAACTGTAAAGAATACGGGGCATTGTCACTACTTGTACAATATTATTGTGATACTAAAATAATACGAAAAGTTTCACCGGAATCCTTTATTCCAAGGCCTAAAGTTGAATCTATAGTAATAAGATTAGATAGATTAAGTGAACCAAGAGTAAAAGTAAAAAGTGAAAAATTATTTTTTACAATAATACGAAATGCTTTTAATATGAGAAGAAAAACTCTTTGGAATGCACTAAAACAGTTAAAGTTAAGCAAAGAAAATCTTGAAAATGCATTTTTAGCAGCAGAGATAGATCCTAAGAGGAGAGGAGAAACCCTTTCTATTGAAGAATTTGGAAAGTTATCAGATAATATTTATGATATAATAAACCAATAA
- a CDS encoding sugar phosphate nucleotidyltransferase codes for MKAIIMAGGKGSRLRPLTCNRPKPMMPIMGKPVLQYSLEFLKNNGIKDIGITLQYLSDSIIDYFGDGHEFGVNIKYFIEENPLGTAGSVKNAKEFLDETFVVISGDAVTDINLINAVNYHWYKKSTATLILKEMKVPLDYGVVVTDKEDRIIRFLEKPNWREVFSDKVSTGIYVLEPEVFRYYSGNKKIDFSNDLFPLLLKENVPMYGYTSDFYWKDIGNINDFMKCNQDILENNVNVILEGHEYSKGIWIGDNCNISAEAKIEAPVYIGDNSIIYDNAKVGPYAVIGRNNIILSGSSIKKSVVFDDSYIGKNAEIRGALIGNKVRIGSCVSAFNESVIGDESSIGEKSIIKPKVKIWPSKSVGDKEIVAENLIWSDKIQRSFFNNRGIVAGDINESITPEFLFRLSSAYGYIVGADSKIVISCSEEGAAQVLKYSVVAGLMSMGVEVYDLNRSTLEITRMITVSMGFNGGIHVFLHKDNNEKADIVFIDNKGLNISKNIRREIENKFIRQDFRMARMDNFKSIIGLSDYTKYYIKNIVNKVDKKILEKGKYRIVFSTKNSIIKWILINVFKEIKVDILFIKNINNLHQLSRKVVESKADLGVWISDNEDDYVLIDEKGEIIKKALIEVLKALIMLNIFNFKTLVVPVDATYSIEKIAYMKGVKFIRSKMEQGNIVDEYVKNEKDKDEKEILSAYLSTIDVVSMLSLILNLMAKRNSTLSELIGNVPKYYSRTMQIRCPWEMKGKVLRNIIENNNFNYLDLTEGVRINFPKGWVLILPDLEEPICNITAEGEDEEYIDSILDAVTNDIKKIIH; via the coding sequence ATGAAGGCAATTATTATGGCAGGAGGAAAGGGAAGCAGGCTTAGACCTTTAACCTGTAATAGGCCAAAACCAATGATGCCTATAATGGGAAAACCAGTGTTACAATACTCTTTGGAGTTTTTAAAAAATAATGGAATAAAGGATATAGGAATTACTCTGCAGTATCTGTCGGATTCAATTATAGATTATTTTGGTGATGGACATGAATTTGGAGTAAACATAAAGTATTTTATAGAGGAAAATCCCCTTGGAACAGCAGGAAGTGTTAAGAATGCAAAGGAATTTCTCGATGAAACCTTTGTAGTGATAAGCGGTGATGCTGTAACAGATATAAATTTAATAAATGCTGTAAACTATCATTGGTACAAAAAATCCACAGCCACTTTGATATTAAAGGAAATGAAAGTACCTTTAGATTATGGGGTTGTAGTTACGGATAAAGAAGATAGAATTATTAGATTCCTGGAAAAACCAAACTGGAGAGAAGTTTTTAGTGATAAGGTAAGCACTGGGATTTATGTGCTAGAACCAGAAGTATTTAGATACTATAGTGGTAATAAAAAAATAGATTTTAGTAATGACTTATTTCCACTATTATTGAAAGAGAATGTGCCTATGTACGGATATACTTCTGATTTCTATTGGAAGGATATAGGTAACATAAATGATTTTATGAAATGTAATCAGGATATTCTTGAGAATAATGTAAACGTAATCTTAGAGGGGCATGAATATAGTAAAGGTATTTGGATTGGGGACAATTGTAATATAAGTGCTGAAGCTAAGATAGAAGCTCCAGTGTATATAGGTGATAATTCAATTATCTATGATAATGCAAAAGTAGGCCCCTATGCTGTAATAGGAAGAAATAATATAATATTATCGGGAAGCAGTATAAAGAAGAGTGTAGTATTTGATGATTCTTACATTGGTAAAAATGCAGAAATAAGGGGAGCTTTAATAGGTAATAAGGTAAGAATCGGCAGTTGTGTTTCGGCATTTAATGAAAGTGTCATAGGGGATGAAAGCAGTATAGGAGAAAAATCCATAATAAAACCCAAGGTGAAAATTTGGCCAAGCAAAAGTGTAGGAGATAAGGAAATAGTAGCAGAAAATTTAATTTGGAGTGATAAAATTCAAAGGAGTTTTTTCAATAACAGAGGTATTGTGGCAGGAGATATAAACGAAAGTATTACTCCAGAATTTCTGTTTAGGTTGAGTTCAGCTTATGGATATATAGTAGGTGCTGATTCTAAAATAGTTATAAGCTGTAGTGAAGAGGGAGCTGCGCAGGTGCTTAAATATTCAGTAGTCGCAGGGCTTATGTCTATGGGTGTTGAAGTATATGATTTAAACAGGAGCACTTTAGAAATAACCAGAATGATAACTGTATCTATGGGGTTTAATGGAGGAATACATGTGTTCCTTCATAAAGATAATAATGAAAAGGCGGATATAGTTTTTATAGATAATAAAGGTCTTAATATCAGTAAAAATATAAGAAGAGAAATAGAAAATAAATTCATAAGACAGGATTTTAGAATGGCAAGGATGGATAACTTTAAATCCATAATAGGTTTAAGTGATTATACTAAGTATTACATTAAAAACATAGTAAATAAAGTGGACAAGAAAATATTAGAAAAGGGTAAGTACAGGATAGTATTTAGTACCAAAAACAGCATTATTAAATGGATATTAATAAATGTATTTAAAGAAATCAAAGTAGATATACTGTTTATAAAAAATATTAATAACCTTCATCAGTTGAGCAGGAAGGTTGTAGAATCCAAAGCAGATCTTGGTGTATGGATATCAGATAATGAAGATGATTATGTACTGATAGATGAAAAGGGTGAGATTATAAAAAAAGCATTGATAGAGGTACTTAAAGCATTAATAATGTTAAATATATTTAATTTTAAAACTTTGGTAGTGCCTGTAGATGCTACTTATTCTATAGAGAAAATAGCATATATGAAGGGAGTGAAATTTATAAGGAGCAAAATGGAACAGGGTAATATAGTAGATGAATATGTGAAAAATGAAAAAGATAAAGACGAAAAAGAAATATTGTCAGCATATCTGTCTACTATAGATGTCGTCAGCATGTTGTCTTTAATATTAAATTTAATGGCTAAAAGGAATAGTACATTATCAGAACTTATAGGAAATGTACCTAAATATTACAGCAGAACAATGCAGATACGATGTCCCTGGGAAATGAAGGGTAAAGTTCTTAGAAATATAATAGAAAATAATAATTTTAATTATTTGGATTTGACAGAAGGAGTGAGAATAAATTTCCCAAAAGGATGGGTGCTTATTTTGCCTGACTTAGAGGAACCTATATGTAATATTACGGCTGAGGGTGAAGATGAGGAATATATTGACAGTATTTTAGACGCTGTAACCAATGATATA
- a CDS encoding Mrp/NBP35 family ATP-binding protein, whose amino-acid sequence MSNCDSCASSSQCSTKDKEKCNSKDNKSMPKYGNIKNIIGVISGKGGVGKSTVTGIIATRLSKAGYKVGVLDGDITGPSMPRFFGVNEKRAEMIPVNKTEVKFIPVKTKLGIKLISLNLMIEEEDEPVIWRGPVITGALSQMYADTEWGELDYLIIDMPPGTGDIALTVMQTMPVDSMIVVSTPQDMVSMIVKKVVTMIKKMNIPIAGVVENMSYIECNNCGDKIRVFSKKSAQEQANYLQIPLLAEMPIDLDLVESLEKGEAEEYVVNSSEYEALIQKII is encoded by the coding sequence ATGAGTAACTGTGATAGTTGTGCCAGCAGCAGCCAATGCAGCACAAAGGACAAAGAAAAATGTAACAGTAAAGATAATAAATCTATGCCTAAATATGGCAATATAAAAAATATAATAGGAGTCATAAGTGGAAAAGGTGGAGTTGGAAAATCTACTGTTACTGGTATTATTGCCACAAGATTAAGTAAAGCAGGTTATAAAGTAGGAGTTTTAGATGGAGATATAACAGGACCATCTATGCCAAGGTTTTTTGGTGTCAATGAAAAAAGGGCAGAAATGATTCCTGTAAATAAGACGGAAGTAAAATTCATACCTGTAAAAACAAAACTGGGTATAAAACTTATATCACTTAACTTAATGATAGAAGAGGAAGACGAGCCTGTAATTTGGAGAGGTCCTGTAATAACTGGAGCTTTAAGTCAAATGTATGCTGATACAGAGTGGGGAGAGCTGGATTATCTTATTATAGATATGCCACCTGGAACTGGGGATATAGCTTTAACTGTTATGCAGACTATGCCTGTAGACTCCATGATCGTAGTTTCAACACCCCAGGATATGGTTTCCATGATAGTTAAGAAAGTAGTTACTATGATAAAGAAGATGAATATTCCTATAGCAGGTGTAGTAGAAAATATGTCCTATATAGAATGTAATAATTGTGGAGATAAAATAAGAGTATTCAGTAAAAAATCAGCACAGGAGCAGGCGAATTATTTACAGATCCCTCTTTTAGCTGAGATGCCTATAGACCTGGATTTGGTTGAGAGCCTGGAAAAAGGTGAAGCTGAAGAATACGTAGTAAATAGTAGTGAGTATGAGGCTCTTATACAAAAAATTATATAG
- a CDS encoding ferredoxin — translation MQAHVDKDTCIGCGVCPSVAPEVFAMDDDGKAVEIVESVPESSADSAKEAEDSCPVNAISVE, via the coding sequence ATGCAAGCACATGTTGATAAAGATACCTGTATAGGCTGTGGAGTATGTCCATCTGTTGCACCAGAAGTATTTGCAATGGACGATGATGGAAAGGCAGTGGAAATTGTTGAAAGTGTTCCGGAATCCTCTGCAGATTCGGCAAAAGAAGCAGAGGACAGTTGTCCTGTTAATGCTATAAGTGTTGAATAA